From one Campylobacter suis genomic stretch:
- a CDS encoding plasmid mobilization protein produces MPDNKSKKTRSNKTITKRLRMSEEEWRIIHEKLKKDKISFSSFALSSMLSRHIKSPLSRELLYELTKIGANINQIAKKLNSDKSLDDIALVMISNTNELLEQIYTELGKKRVSQTNDKNKHIDDSMPTILNDTINIDPLAINFKDTTIPKHLVSESTPKNALNHTQGQSHVG; encoded by the coding sequence ATGCCAGATAACAAATCAAAAAAGACCAGGTCAAATAAGACAATTACTAAAAGGCTTAGAATGAGCGAAGAGGAGTGGAGAATAATACATGAAAAGCTAAAAAAAGATAAAATTAGCTTCTCTAGCTTTGCTCTCTCATCAATGCTATCAAGGCATATAAAATCACCCTTATCAAGAGAGCTTTTATATGAGCTTACTAAAATTGGAGCAAATATCAATCAGATAGCTAAGAAACTAAATAGTGATAAGAGTTTAGATGATATTGCTCTTGTTATGATATCAAATACAAATGAGTTGCTAGAGCAAATTTATACTGAGCTTGGTAAAAAGAGAGTAAGTCAGACAAATGATAAAAACAAACATATAGACGATAGTATGCCAACAATATTAAACGATACCATAAATATAGATCCTCTAGCTATAAATTTTAAAGATACTACTATACCTAAACATCTAGTCTCTGAAAGCACACCTAAAAATGCCTTAAATCACACTCAAGGACAAAGCCATGTTGGTTAA
- a CDS encoding relaxase/mobilization nuclease domain-containing protein, whose translation MLVKFLPTYTGGGLGSINYLLDERVEKGSARVLKGSEMLTRAIISEIPFKQKTCFGVLSFEEKQDQLTSSQKLQIINDFEKALLGNMQNRVNVLWVERSDKELNFIIPKIDLESGKSFNPYMAKYDQTKIDYLKRAINIEYSLTSPDDIKKQQSISASKKNEKLYNFIKALDDKLKDLAVRAEINSRDELINFLHNDGFEILRITKSSITLKDLNTNAKFRLKEGIYSSDFTLTQITPNPYQEDTTATKESLEQDKRKELEHYRDRVAKLIAKRDEHNRRKYKFFIQDELNSNQSIKQINNIGEEYDSKNDTTGASLTEKERGAIYKSINKQSHKKEGSRKTSNTITNDNTARSGQDLLIARAAEQEQRDREFANKLAREQQQNNELESAIARLERRISSQRAANERELSILKDRAKRAYSICQSKLQRYELRLSELKLTTEKFTTVLKGFGEHFRATIEKLKKDISRKVKDNWDMQM comes from the coding sequence ATGTTGGTTAAGTTTTTACCTACCTATACGGGTGGAGGGCTAGGGAGTATAAACTATTTATTAGATGAGAGGGTAGAGAAAGGAAGTGCTAGGGTATTAAAGGGAAGTGAGATGCTAACTAGAGCCATCATCTCTGAAATCCCCTTTAAGCAAAAAACCTGCTTTGGAGTACTTAGCTTTGAAGAAAAGCAAGATCAACTAACCTCTTCTCAAAAGCTTCAAATCATAAATGACTTTGAAAAGGCACTGCTTGGCAATATGCAAAATAGGGTTAATGTATTATGGGTAGAGCGCTCTGATAAAGAATTAAATTTTATCATCCCAAAGATAGACTTAGAAAGTGGTAAAAGCTTTAATCCCTATATGGCTAAATACGATCAAACAAAGATAGACTATCTAAAAAGAGCTATAAATATAGAGTATAGCCTAACAAGCCCAGATGACATTAAAAAGCAACAAAGTATATCAGCAAGTAAAAAGAATGAAAAACTCTATAACTTCATAAAAGCCTTAGACGATAAACTCAAAGATCTTGCAGTAAGAGCAGAGATAAACAGTAGAGATGAACTTATAAATTTCTTACACAATGATGGGTTTGAGATACTGAGAATAACTAAATCATCTATAACCTTAAAAGATTTAAATACAAATGCCAAATTTAGATTAAAAGAAGGAATATATAGCAGTGATTTTACTCTGACACAAATAACTCCAAATCCATATCAAGAAGACACTACCGCTACAAAAGAGTCCCTAGAGCAAGACAAGCGTAAAGAGTTAGAGCATTACAGAGATAGGGTAGCTAAGCTTATAGCAAAAAGAGATGAGCATAACAGAAGAAAATATAAATTTTTTATCCAAGATGAGTTAAATAGCAATCAATCAATAAAACAAATAAATAATATAGGAGAAGAATATGACAGCAAAAATGACACCACTGGAGCAAGCCTTACTGAAAAAGAACGAGGAGCTATCTATAAATCTATTAATAAACAATCACATAAAAAAGAGGGTAGCAGAAAAACTAGCAACACAATCACAAACGATAACACAGCTAGAAGCGGACAAGACCTGCTTATTGCAAGAGCAGCTGAGCAAGAGCAAAGAGATAGAGAATTTGCAAACAAGCTTGCTAGAGAGCAGCAACAAAATAACGAGCTTGAATCAGCAATTGCTAGACTTGAAAGAAGAATCTCTAGCCAAAGAGCAGCAAATGAGCGAGAACTTAGCATCCTTAAAGACAGAGCTAAAAGAGCTTATTCAATATGTCAATCAAAGCTTCAAAGATATGAACTCAGACTATCAGAGCTTAAACTCACAACAGAAAAATTTACAACAGTACTTAAGGGATTTGGAGAGCATTTTAGAGCAACTATAGAAAAACTTAAAAAAGATATTTCAAGAAAGGTAAAAGATAACTGGGATATGCAGATGTGA